In the genome of Rhodoferax fermentans, one region contains:
- a CDS encoding DegT/DnrJ/EryC1/StrS family aminotransferase, with amino-acid sequence MDIDVIALFEPDCGAREHDLVRAVLQSGCWGDGPMVQAFESAFATWVGRQHAVAVGSGTLGCWISLRALGIGPGDEVICTAHTWHQVAQAITLAGATPVFAEINYWTGCLSPDKAALKISPYTRAILAGNTNGHPAAWQALRQLADAHGLALIEDSTEALGSRYQCQSVGTFGDVSVFDFSVPCALCTGEGGMLVTDNDALVHELRYLRQRRLVDRASVSVGARVPLQAGMSELTAALGLAQLSTLDDRLTARQQVVAWYHEQMQSFEGIKPPYIGQDVGEVHWMLYVVHLGKRFSGSTRAQMMDDLLSCGIESAAYSHPLHQQFYYMNTSETTGQPRGLLIDTERIGDRALALPLHTGLDEEQVQYIVKTLKDTASNVGAGAAIY; translated from the coding sequence ATGGACATCGACGTCATCGCCCTGTTTGAGCCCGACTGTGGCGCGCGTGAACACGATCTGGTGCGCGCGGTGCTGCAGTCTGGCTGCTGGGGGGACGGCCCGATGGTGCAGGCGTTTGAGTCGGCCTTTGCGACCTGGGTTGGGCGCCAACACGCGGTGGCGGTGGGCAGCGGCACCTTGGGCTGCTGGATCAGCCTGCGTGCGTTGGGCATTGGCCCGGGTGATGAGGTGATCTGCACCGCCCACACCTGGCACCAGGTGGCGCAGGCCATCACCTTGGCTGGCGCCACGCCGGTGTTTGCCGAGATCAACTACTGGACTGGTTGCCTGAGCCCCGACAAAGCCGCGCTCAAGATCAGTCCCTACACCCGCGCCATCTTGGCCGGTAACACCAACGGCCACCCAGCGGCTTGGCAGGCGCTGCGCCAGCTGGCAGATGCGCATGGTCTGGCTCTGATCGAAGACAGCACCGAGGCCTTGGGCTCGCGTTACCAGTGCCAAAGTGTGGGCACGTTTGGGGATGTGTCGGTGTTTGATTTCTCAGTACCCTGCGCCCTGTGTACTGGTGAGGGCGGCATGCTGGTCACCGACAACGACGCGTTGGTGCATGAGCTGCGTTACCTGCGCCAGCGTCGGCTGGTCGACCGGGCCTCGGTGTCGGTCGGCGCGCGGGTGCCGCTGCAGGCGGGTATGAGTGAACTCACCGCCGCACTCGGTCTGGCGCAACTGTCCACGCTGGATGATCGGCTGACTGCGCGCCAGCAGGTGGTGGCCTGGTACCACGAGCAGATGCAAAGTTTTGAAGGCATCAAGCCGCCCTACATCGGGCAGGACGTGGGCGAAGTGCACTGGATGCTCTACGTGGTGCACCTGGGTAAACGTTTCTCGGGCAGCACACGCGCCCAGATGATGGATGACCTGCTGTCCTGCGGCATCGAGTCTGCCGCCTACAGCCACCCGCTGCACCAGCAGTTTTATTACATGAACACGAGCGAGACCACCGGGCAGCCGCGTGGTCTGCTGATCGACACCGAACGTATCGGCGACCGCGCGCTGGCGCTGCCTCTGCACACTGGGCTGGACGAAGAACAGGTGCAGTACATCGTCAAAACCCTTAAAGATACCGCTTCCAACGTAGGAGCCGGTGCGGCGATCTATTGA
- the nifT gene encoding putative nitrogen fixation protein NifT — translation MKLMIRKDSKGTLTGYVAKKDLEEPIVAMANPGMWGGVVTLGNGWQFDLPEMPADTPLPITVEARRLALTEDAGD, via the coding sequence ATGAAACTCATGATCCGCAAAGACAGCAAAGGCACGCTGACCGGTTATGTTGCCAAAAAAGACCTGGAGGAACCGATTGTGGCCATGGCCAATCCCGGCATGTGGGGAGGGGTGGTGACCCTGGGCAACGGTTGGCAGTTTGATCTGCCCGAGATGCCCGCCGACACCCCGCTGCCGATCACGGTCGAGGCGCGCCGCCTGGCCTTGACAGAAGACGCGGGTGATTGA
- a CDS encoding SIR2 family NAD-dependent protein deacylase gives MTDLINDIASQLATGAVIPYMGPEMLSLCQDVAVPKTPLALAESMTAKVSVPHKIRKRLTQTAQFIENFKHRKSVVHLMNEAFATTPSPSVLQLALASSGAKLWVDTWYDDSFAAALVQSKQPWVQVQGLSQSEHFGQWTGAYAADGTPLAELSEAPGRLLYKPWGAHSPAGNYLVSDSDYVEVLTEIDIQTPIPPQVQAWRSGRHFLFLGCRFDDQLTRSFARQIMKRSSDQHWAVLPNEPTRMEARFLAEQSIIRIPMPLAEFAPLLIGAMQPSVAA, from the coding sequence ATGACTGATCTGATCAACGACATTGCCAGCCAACTGGCCACCGGCGCGGTCATCCCCTACATGGGGCCAGAGATGTTGTCCTTGTGCCAGGACGTGGCGGTGCCGAAAACGCCGTTGGCGCTGGCCGAGAGCATGACGGCCAAGGTCAGCGTGCCGCACAAGATACGCAAGCGCCTGACCCAAACCGCGCAGTTCATCGAGAACTTCAAACACCGCAAGTCGGTGGTGCATCTGATGAACGAGGCTTTTGCCACCACACCCAGCCCCTCGGTCCTGCAGCTGGCGCTGGCCAGCAGTGGCGCCAAGCTGTGGGTGGACACTTGGTACGACGACAGTTTTGCCGCCGCGCTGGTGCAGAGCAAACAACCTTGGGTGCAGGTGCAGGGGCTGTCGCAGTCAGAACATTTTGGCCAATGGACCGGTGCCTATGCGGCCGACGGCACACCGCTGGCTGAGTTATCAGAGGCGCCCGGGCGTCTGCTCTACAAACCCTGGGGGGCACACAGCCCGGCAGGCAACTATCTGGTGTCGGACAGCGACTATGTCGAGGTGCTGACCGAGATCGACATCCAGACACCGATCCCGCCCCAGGTGCAGGCCTGGCGCAGCGGGCGCCACTTTCTGTTTCTGGGCTGCCGTTTTGACGACCAGCTGACCCGCTCGTTTGCACGCCAGATCATGAAACGCTCCAGCGACCAGCATTGGGCGGTGTTGCCAAACGAGCCGACCCGCATGGAAGCGCGTTTTCTGGCCGAGCAGAGCATCATCCGTATCCCGATGCCGCTGGCCGAGTTTGCGCCGCTGCTGATCGGCGCGATGCAGCCTAGCGTGGCTGCGTGA
- a CDS encoding MFS transporter produces MSQTHVRKLFSQGPFMRFWFARLAGVSANQMLMVAVAWHMYDITSSAWDLGLVGLFQFVPALLLMLPAGHVADRFHRARIFAACLGLQGMVALVLIAATQYHLASRELMLGISVLLGVARAFQMPAQQALVPQLVPQHLLQSAVALSSSGMQVAIIGGPALGGLLYTTGATTVYVTCAVLLVLGAVLALTVRYQHQLAPLNTTWQTVLAGFSFVWQHKVILGATSLDLFAVLLGGATALLPIYARDILHTGPVGLGVLRSAPAVGALCMSLAIMRWPLARHVGRHLLVAVAVFGVATLVFGLSSHFGLSLMALVVTGAADSVSVVIRSTLVQLETPNEMRGRVSAVNSMFIGASNQLGEFESGATAALFGAVGSVVLGGAGTVLIAASWLKLFPSLARRDHMQA; encoded by the coding sequence ATGTCTCAAACCCACGTCCGCAAGCTGTTTTCCCAAGGTCCGTTCATGCGTTTCTGGTTCGCCCGTCTGGCGGGTGTCAGCGCCAATCAGATGCTGATGGTGGCGGTGGCCTGGCACATGTATGACATCACCAGCAGCGCCTGGGATCTGGGCCTGGTCGGGCTGTTCCAATTTGTGCCCGCCCTGCTGCTGATGCTGCCCGCTGGGCATGTGGCCGACCGGTTCCACCGTGCCCGCATCTTTGCGGCCTGCCTGGGGCTCCAGGGCATGGTGGCTTTGGTGTTGATTGCTGCCACCCAATACCACCTTGCCTCACGTGAGCTAATGCTTGGCATCTCGGTACTGCTCGGGGTGGCGCGGGCTTTTCAGATGCCGGCCCAACAAGCCTTGGTGCCGCAGCTGGTGCCGCAACACCTGTTGCAAAGCGCGGTGGCCTTGAGCTCCAGCGGCATGCAGGTCGCCATCATTGGCGGCCCGGCGCTGGGCGGCCTGTTGTACACCACCGGTGCCACCACCGTGTATGTCACCTGTGCCGTGCTGCTGGTGTTGGGGGCCGTGCTGGCCCTGACGGTGCGTTACCAACACCAGCTCGCGCCGCTGAACACCACCTGGCAAACCGTGCTGGCCGGTTTTTCGTTTGTTTGGCAACACAAGGTGATCCTGGGTGCAACCTCTCTGGACCTGTTTGCGGTGCTGCTTGGCGGGGCCACCGCCTTGTTGCCGATTTATGCCCGCGACATCCTGCACACCGGCCCGGTCGGCCTGGGGGTGTTGCGCTCGGCACCGGCCGTCGGCGCCCTGTGTATGTCGCTGGCCATCATGCGCTGGCCATTGGCCCGGCATGTGGGACGCCACCTGCTGGTGGCGGTCGCGGTGTTTGGTGTGGCCACCCTGGTGTTTGGTTTGTCCAGCCATTTTGGGCTGTCACTGATGGCCTTGGTGGTGACCGGTGCGGCTGACAGCGTCAGTGTGGTGATCCGCTCCACCCTGGTTCAGCTGGAAACGCCCAACGAGATGCGGGGCCGGGTGTCGGCGGTCAACTCGATGTTCATCGGTGCCTCCAACCAGCTGGGGGAGTTCGAGTCGGGCGCCACCGCAGCCCTGTTTGGCGCTGTGGGCTCCGTCGTGCTGGGAGGTGCTGGCACCGTGTTGATCGCCGCATCTTGGCTCAAACTGTTCCCAAGCCTGGCACGCCGTGACCACATGCAGGCCTGA
- a CDS encoding helix-turn-helix transcriptional regulator: protein MQEPYRSQLSLPLSTALVAAMAKMTDAIGSAHWFDAVLNLLGTVCAIDSGGVMVYHRAQRPRRIVHRFNPQERALPEDAYLSGPYVLCPNYQLFAQGCPSGIYWLRDIAPDDFYESEFYRVFYSQIGLSDSIDLLWRINEDTALNIFIERSIRHAKFQLEDMVAINMLLPLIFASAAKHHELTVATSQRDIDTLTHRKVQSTIENFASSLLTQRERQVLFYMISGYSSALTAQRLSTTEGTIKIHRKNIHRKLDISSQAELFSLFINCIPYAVPDGQADPLEAYQSTPQSRRSVSLLEAAPRVREPRTTEVRPKNA, encoded by the coding sequence ATGCAAGAACCTTATCGCTCCCAACTGTCTTTGCCATTGAGCACTGCCCTGGTGGCGGCCATGGCCAAAATGACAGATGCCATTGGCAGCGCCCACTGGTTTGACGCGGTGCTCAATTTGTTGGGCACGGTCTGTGCCATTGATTCCGGTGGTGTGATGGTATACCACCGTGCGCAGCGACCGCGCCGGATCGTACATCGCTTCAACCCGCAGGAGCGGGCTCTCCCAGAAGATGCCTACCTGTCCGGGCCGTATGTGTTGTGCCCGAATTACCAGCTGTTTGCCCAGGGTTGCCCCAGTGGCATCTACTGGCTGCGTGATATTGCCCCCGATGACTTTTACGAGAGTGAGTTCTACCGGGTGTTTTATTCACAGATTGGCTTGTCGGACTCGATTGACCTGCTGTGGCGCATCAACGAGGACACGGCGTTGAACATCTTCATCGAGCGCAGCATCCGTCATGCCAAGTTCCAGCTGGAGGACATGGTTGCCATCAACATGTTGCTGCCGCTGATTTTTGCGTCCGCTGCCAAGCACCATGAGCTCACGGTGGCGACTTCACAACGTGACATCGACACCCTGACCCACCGCAAGGTGCAGAGCACCATCGAGAACTTTGCCAGTTCGCTGTTGACACAGCGTGAGCGCCAGGTGCTGTTCTACATGATCAGCGGTTACTCATCGGCGCTGACCGCGCAGCGGCTCAGCACCACCGAAGGCACCATCAAGATCCACCGCAAGAACATCCACCGCAAGCTCGACATCAGCTCCCAGGCCGAACTGTTCTCCCTGTTCATCAACTGCATTCCGTATGCGGTGCCTGACGGGCAGGCGGACCCCCTGGAAGCCTACCAAAGCACGCCCCAGTCAAGGCGCAGTGTGTCCTTGCTGGAGGCTGCACCGCGTGTGCGGGAGCCCCGCACGACCGAAGTGCGGCCCAAAAACGCCTGA
- a CDS encoding M81 family metallopeptidase: protein MTPFTVLTAEMLHETNTFCALPTTLASFAERGLLYGEAAIRARQDNNTELGGFLEAARSYGWQVLHTISAHAQPGGKVTRAAFDQLSEPILAAALAHKDQLNGILLGLHGAMVTDFCDDGEGELLRRLRAIVGPELPIGITLDPHANVTRLMCDLANIMVAFKTYPHTDMRLAGRHAADILQRSMAGEIQPRTLRVSRPMLEEVNGGRTDVGPMLQRLVLARNYETQPDVFAVSVNGGFANADISEVGPSILVTAQGDMATHAAFAQQLADDMWLCRHDRLNQFHTVQQAAALCLAHAQQHVPGRGPIIVADYADNPGGGAYGDSTALLAALLQAGVQEACFGAITDPETVQQLMRHQVGDRVDVLLGGKTDARFGGAPLALRGTLKLLSDGHYVGSGAMLHGLQRSWGPTAVLQVDGIEILVVTLRAQILDLQQFKAFGIDPEHKHVVALKSMQHFRAAFEPIADEVIVCDSGALCTLDYTQLPFEHLPRPLFPFDQDININAWKNAHAQGLYLPAKR, encoded by the coding sequence ATGACACCCTTCACCGTTCTCACCGCTGAAATGCTGCACGAAACCAACACGTTTTGTGCGCTGCCAACCACGCTGGCCAGTTTTGCGGAACGGGGTTTGTTGTATGGGGAAGCGGCGATCCGCGCCCGTCAGGACAACAACACCGAACTGGGCGGGTTTCTGGAAGCCGCGCGCAGCTATGGCTGGCAAGTGCTGCATACCATCAGCGCCCATGCCCAGCCAGGAGGCAAAGTCACCCGTGCCGCGTTTGACCAATTGAGTGAACCGATCCTGGCCGCTGCATTGGCCCACAAAGACCAGCTCAACGGCATCCTGCTCGGGCTGCACGGCGCCATGGTCACGGATTTTTGTGACGACGGCGAAGGAGAGTTGCTGCGGCGACTGCGCGCCATCGTTGGCCCCGAACTGCCGATTGGCATCACGCTGGACCCCCATGCCAATGTCACACGCCTGATGTGTGACCTGGCCAACATCATGGTGGCGTTCAAAACCTACCCGCACACCGACATGCGCCTGGCAGGACGGCACGCGGCAGACATCCTGCAACGCTCAATGGCGGGTGAAATCCAGCCGCGTACTTTGCGCGTGTCGCGGCCCATGCTGGAGGAGGTCAACGGCGGCCGCACCGATGTCGGCCCGATGCTTCAGCGGCTGGTACTGGCCCGAAACTACGAGACGCAGCCCGATGTGTTTGCGGTCAGTGTCAACGGGGGGTTTGCCAATGCCGACATCAGCGAAGTGGGGCCCTCGATCCTGGTCACGGCGCAAGGCGACATGGCGACCCATGCCGCCTTTGCCCAGCAACTGGCCGATGACATGTGGTTGTGCCGGCACGACCGGCTCAACCAGTTTCACACGGTGCAGCAGGCGGCAGCCCTGTGCCTGGCGCATGCACAGCAGCATGTGCCGGGCCGGGGGCCAATCATCGTCGCAGACTATGCCGACAACCCGGGAGGTGGCGCCTATGGCGACTCTACCGCGCTGCTGGCGGCCTTGCTGCAAGCCGGTGTGCAGGAGGCCTGTTTTGGCGCGATCACCGACCCCGAGACGGTTCAGCAGCTGATGCGGCACCAGGTAGGAGACAGGGTGGACGTGCTGCTGGGTGGCAAGACCGACGCCCGATTTGGCGGTGCACCGCTGGCCTTACGCGGCACCCTGAAGTTGCTCAGCGACGGCCACTATGTCGGTAGTGGCGCCATGCTGCATGGCCTGCAACGCAGCTGGGGGCCAACGGCGGTGCTGCAGGTGGACGGTATCGAGATTCTGGTGGTGACCCTGCGCGCCCAGATCCTGGACCTGCAGCAGTTCAAGGCCTTTGGCATCGACCCCGAGCACAAACATGTCGTGGCGCTCAAGTCGATGCAGCATTTCCGCGCCGCATTCGAGCCCATTGCTGACGAAGTCATCGTCTGCGACAGCGGAGCCTTGTGCACATTGGACTACACCCAGTTGCCCTTTGAACACCTGCCACGCCCCTTGTTTCCGTTTGACCAGGACATCAACATCAACGCCTGGAAAAACGCCCACGCGCAAGGGCTGTACCTGCCCGCCAAGCGCTGA
- a CDS encoding cysteine desulfurase family protein encodes MIYLDHNATTPLAPGVIAAMLPVMTGVWANSSSQHGPGQEAKRVLATARATVARVLGCKPVEVIFTSGATESNHLAVRGLLAGAAPGRQRVLFSRVEHSAHLRLAKALAAAGVEVDFFPVLPCGQLDLVAAKAMLGPDVALVSMMAANNETGVLMPVAEMADLAHAAGALLHLDATQFIGKLPFDFVHFGADAVSLSAHKFRGPKGVGALLLRQGAPLVPQSLGSQERGRRGGTENLPGIVGLAAALDLLGDLADEAARVAQLRDSLEAGLQNALPTTHVWCQSQARLPGTSYLRFGHLSVDVVLQRLERLHVAASSGAACSSGGSEPSHVLRAMGVPDDEALAAVRFSLGATTTPEDVAYVLRELPPLLAPLLQDELTLT; translated from the coding sequence ATGATTTACCTTGACCACAACGCCACCACACCCCTGGCCCCCGGCGTCATCGCCGCCATGCTGCCGGTGATGACGGGTGTCTGGGCCAACAGCTCGTCACAACACGGCCCCGGGCAAGAGGCCAAACGGGTGCTGGCAACCGCCCGTGCCACCGTGGCCCGGGTGCTGGGCTGCAAGCCGGTGGAGGTGATTTTCACCAGCGGCGCTACCGAATCCAACCACCTGGCGGTACGTGGTCTGCTGGCGGGTGCTGCGCCCGGCCGCCAGCGGGTGTTGTTCAGCCGTGTCGAGCACAGCGCGCACCTGCGTTTGGCCAAGGCCTTGGCGGCAGCCGGTGTAGAGGTTGATTTTTTCCCGGTGCTGCCCTGTGGCCAGCTCGATCTGGTGGCGGCCAAGGCGATGCTGGGCCCCGATGTGGCGCTGGTGTCCATGATGGCGGCCAACAACGAAACCGGTGTGTTGATGCCGGTGGCCGAGATGGCTGATCTGGCCCATGCGGCGGGCGCGCTGCTGCACCTGGATGCGACCCAGTTCATTGGCAAACTGCCTTTTGACTTTGTCCACTTCGGGGCCGATGCGGTGTCGCTGTCGGCCCACAAGTTCCGTGGTCCCAAGGGGGTAGGGGCGCTGCTGCTGCGTCAGGGGGCGCCGCTGGTGCCGCAAAGCCTGGGCAGCCAGGAGCGCGGTCGCCGGGGCGGCACCGAGAACCTGCCTGGGATTGTGGGCTTGGCCGCTGCGCTGGATTTACTGGGGGATCTGGCGGACGAGGCGGCGCGGGTGGCCCAGCTGCGCGACAGCCTGGAGGCTGGTTTGCAAAACGCCTTGCCAACCACCCATGTGTGGTGCCAGAGCCAAGCGCGCCTGCCCGGCACCAGTTATCTGCGTTTTGGCCACCTGTCGGTCGATGTGGTGCTGCAGCGCCTGGAGCGTCTGCATGTCGCCGCCTCCAGCGGTGCCGCATGTTCCTCGGGCGGCAGTGAGCCCTCCCATGTGTTGCGCGCCATGGGGGTGCCGGACGATGAGGCGCTGGCGGCCGTGCGGTTCTCTCTGGGTGCCACCACCACGCCGGAGGATGTGGCTTATGTGCTGCGCGAGTTGCCGCCGCTGCTGGCCCCGCTGTTGCAGGACGAACTGACGCTGACCTGA
- a CDS encoding nitrogen fixation protein NifZ — protein MADINRDDDELETAYPPRFSFGERVVARSVVRNDGTYRGYDIGDVLVHKGDIGYVNSINTFLQQYYIYAVDFIESGHRVGMRAKELCTLDKLPPEVLAQLGDKAAALATLGSAQPLEDTP, from the coding sequence ATGGCTGACATCAACCGCGATGACGACGAGTTGGAAACCGCCTACCCGCCGCGTTTCAGTTTTGGCGAGCGGGTGGTCGCGCGTTCGGTGGTGCGCAACGACGGCACCTACCGGGGTTACGACATCGGTGACGTGCTGGTGCACAAGGGCGACATTGGTTATGTGAACAGCATCAACACCTTTTTGCAGCAGTACTACATCTACGCGGTGGACTTCATCGAGAGTGGTCACCGCGTGGGCATGCGTGCCAAGGAACTCTGCACCCTGGACAAGTTACCACCCGAGGTGCTGGCGCAATTGGGCGACAAAGCCGCCGCATTGGCCACCCTGGGCTCGGCCCAACCTCTGGAGGACACACCATGA
- a CDS encoding nitrogen fixation protein NifZ codes for MTESNLPGLEPRAPAYAWGQRVIALDDLVNDGSYPEREPDALLAARGTVGEVVNIGHAPELNEPVYLVQFADCVVGCLEIELVPAPPGLLPETEEPV; via the coding sequence ATGACTGAATCCAATTTGCCGGGTCTGGAACCGCGTGCCCCCGCCTACGCCTGGGGCCAGCGTGTGATTGCGCTGGACGATCTGGTCAACGACGGCAGTTATCCCGAGCGTGAACCTGATGCCTTGCTGGCTGCGCGTGGCACGGTGGGGGAGGTGGTCAACATCGGCCACGCACCCGAGCTCAATGAGCCGGTCTACCTGGTGCAGTTTGCCGACTGTGTGGTGGGCTGCCTGGAGATCGAGCTGGTACCGGCCCCGCCGGGTCTGCTACCAGAAACCGAGGAGCCGGTGTGA